A section of the Paenibacillus yonginensis genome encodes:
- a CDS encoding redox-sensing transcriptional repressor Rex codes for MKSEKISDAVVRRMPVYLRYLNELHNRDVMTVSSQELGQNLDLNPAQIRKDLAYFGDFGRKGIGYDVAYLIEKIRQILNLDQEISVALVGAGNLGQALSNYNMYLKDNMKIVAVFDIAEAKIGTQINYLSVQPIAELPETVKKLGIRIGIITVPHWEAQRVADQLVEAGIQAILNFAPVILKVPPGVRVHAADFTTDLLSLAYYLDQGKEHSNES; via the coding sequence ATGAAATCGGAAAAAATATCGGATGCCGTCGTCCGGCGTATGCCGGTTTATCTGCGGTACTTAAACGAGCTGCACAACCGGGATGTCATGACGGTATCCTCTCAGGAGCTGGGGCAGAATCTGGATTTAAATCCGGCCCAAATCCGCAAGGACCTGGCATATTTCGGTGATTTCGGCCGTAAGGGCATCGGCTATGACGTCGCTTACCTGATCGAGAAGATTCGTCAGATTCTGAATCTGGATCAGGAAATCAGCGTAGCTCTCGTAGGTGCCGGTAATCTCGGTCAAGCGCTTTCCAATTACAATATGTATTTAAAAGACAATATGAAGATTGTAGCGGTCTTTGATATCGCAGAAGCCAAAATCGGTACCCAGATCAATTATTTGTCCGTTCAGCCAATCGCGGAGTTGCCCGAAACCGTTAAGAAGCTGGGAATCCGCATCGGCATTATCACTGTGCCTCATTGGGAGGCCCAGCGGGTCGCGGATCAGCTTGTGGAGGCAGGCATTCAGGCCATTCTGAATTTCGCGCCGGTCATCCTGAAGGTTCCGCCCGGTGTCCGGGTCCATGCTGCGGACTTTACTACCGACCTGTTAAGTTTGGCTTATTATTTGGACCAAGGAAAGGAACATTCAAATGAGTCGTAA
- a CDS encoding amidohydrolase, which yields MSRKWLIKNGTFAVMNPEKPVINGYMLVEDNRIQYIGESLPEGTEDTDSFDGSGLLFLPGLVNTHGHAAMSLLRGYGDDLALQVWLQEKMWPMEAKFTGEDVYKGTALSVLEMLKGGTTTFLDMYDHMDQVGKVAEQSGIRAVLTRGVIGLCPPEVQTAKLQDAVSFAKQWHGAAEGRITAMMSPHAPYTCPPDYIEKIVQAAHDLDLPLHTHMSETRAEVEQNVRDYGTRPVEHLLKLGLFSRPSLVAHAVHLTDEEIAILAEHRVGVSHNPGSNLKLASGIARVVDLLKAGVTVSLGTDGPASNNNLDMLEEIRLAALIHKGVSGDPTAVPALEALKMGTEYGAKSLFLQDVGRLEAGMKADFIALNTEQAHFLPKTDFISHTVYAAGAKDVEHVWVDGRQVVKHGECLTLDEERIRFEAQQAFEGLLAR from the coding sequence ATGAGTCGTAAATGGTTGATCAAAAACGGGACCTTCGCGGTGATGAACCCCGAGAAGCCTGTAATTAACGGATACATGCTGGTTGAGGACAACCGGATTCAATATATCGGCGAAAGTTTGCCTGAAGGAACTGAGGATACAGACAGCTTTGACGGCTCCGGGTTGCTGTTCCTGCCGGGGCTGGTCAATACGCATGGCCATGCCGCCATGTCGCTGCTTCGCGGTTACGGGGATGATCTGGCGCTTCAGGTCTGGCTGCAGGAGAAAATGTGGCCGATGGAAGCCAAATTCACCGGCGAAGATGTGTATAAGGGTACCGCTCTGTCCGTGCTCGAAATGCTGAAGGGCGGCACCACCACTTTCCTTGACATGTACGATCATATGGACCAGGTCGGCAAGGTCGCTGAGCAAAGCGGCATTCGGGCAGTGCTGACCCGCGGGGTAATCGGTCTTTGTCCGCCCGAAGTGCAGACAGCCAAACTCCAGGACGCAGTCAGCTTCGCCAAGCAGTGGCATGGTGCGGCAGAGGGCCGAATTACGGCGATGATGTCGCCCCACGCTCCTTACACGTGTCCGCCGGATTATATTGAAAAAATCGTTCAGGCTGCCCATGATCTGGATCTGCCGCTTCATACGCATATGTCTGAGACACGGGCTGAAGTGGAGCAGAATGTCCGGGATTACGGCACGCGTCCAGTAGAGCATTTGCTTAAGCTGGGCCTGTTCTCCCGCCCGTCTCTCGTAGCTCATGCCGTACATCTGACCGATGAGGAGATCGCTATTCTGGCGGAACACCGCGTCGGCGTTTCCCACAATCCGGGAAGCAACCTGAAGCTGGCCAGCGGCATAGCCCGCGTGGTGGATTTGCTCAAGGCGGGAGTTACCGTTTCCTTGGGGACGGATGGGCCGGCTAGCAACAACAATCTCGACATGCTGGAGGAAATCCGACTCGCTGCCTTGATCCATAAAGGTGTTTCCGGTGATCCAACGGCGGTTCCGGCTCTGGAAGCCTTGAAGATGGGAACGGAATACGGCGCCAAATCGCTGTTCCTGCAGGACGTCGGCCGGCTGGAGGCCGGGATGAAAGCCGATTTCATCGCTTTAAATACCGAGCAGGCTCATTTCCTGCCGAAAACGGATTTCATCTCGCACACGGTCTACGCTGCTGGAGCCAAAGATGTAGAGCATGTTTGGGTTGACGGGCGGCAGGTGGTCAAGCATGGAGAATGCCTTACGCTGGACGAGGAGCGTATTCGCTTTGAAGCCCAGCAGGCATTTGAAGGTCTCCTTGCCCGCTAA
- a CDS encoding 3-hydroxyacyl-CoA dehydrogenase family protein produces MNFKKIGVIGGGTMGQGISEMLAGKGLDVLLVEENEAKLNYAYDMIETSLDKQLEKWAITKAEKKLILSKIHKVTHLADLGQADMVIETISEDLEAKKKVFQKLDQVCPSHIILASNTSTLSLTEIAGSTKYPERVIGLHFIYPVSKIDLVEIIRGLKTSDQTFEETKAFVEEVVDKRGIMVNESPGFVTSRIVCLMINEALHVLGEGVASAEDIDDAMRVGYQFQYGPLEMADRFGLDSVLAALERMFRDFGELKYRPSFVLKKMVRAGNLGVKTGEGFFKYDKDGDRL; encoded by the coding sequence ATGAATTTTAAGAAAATAGGAGTCATCGGCGGCGGCACGATGGGCCAAGGCATAAGCGAAATGCTTGCCGGCAAAGGACTGGACGTTCTTCTTGTTGAGGAGAATGAAGCAAAGCTGAATTATGCATACGATATGATTGAAACCAGCCTGGATAAACAACTCGAGAAATGGGCGATCACGAAAGCAGAGAAGAAGCTCATTTTGTCGAAAATTCATAAAGTGACCCACCTGGCCGACCTCGGACAAGCGGATATGGTCATTGAAACCATTTCGGAAGATCTGGAAGCGAAAAAGAAGGTATTCCAGAAGCTTGACCAGGTATGTCCAAGCCACATTATCCTTGCAAGCAATACTTCAACCTTGAGTCTGACAGAAATTGCGGGTTCCACCAAATACCCGGAACGTGTTATCGGTTTGCACTTTATCTATCCTGTATCCAAAATTGATCTGGTGGAAATTATCCGCGGCCTCAAAACGTCTGACCAAACCTTTGAGGAAACCAAAGCTTTTGTTGAAGAAGTGGTGGACAAACGCGGCATTATGGTCAATGAATCTCCAGGTTTCGTAACCTCGCGGATCGTCTGCCTGATGATCAACGAAGCTTTGCATGTGCTCGGAGAAGGCGTGGCCTCGGCGGAGGATATTGACGATGCCATGCGCGTAGGTTACCAGTTCCAATATGGACCGCTGGAAATGGCTGACCGTTTCGGCCTTGATTCCGTACTTGCTGCGCTTGAGCGGATGTTCCGCGATTTCGGCGAACTGAAATACCGTCCTTCCTTTGTATTGAAGAAAATGGTTCGCGCAGGCAATTTGGGCGTTAAGACCGGCGAAGGATTTTTTAAATACGACAAGGATGGTGACCGGCTGTGA
- a CDS encoding asparaginase, producing MKRGTTKIQKMLLTTGLTVLLLLPQLFVSPVSAATDSTAVTSTIGVVKKLPKVEVIATGGTLAGKSTDETSFDTYRAGSLPIEDLVKSLPNKDQIAEVSTYQFGNSGSSAYSMEQLYDLSLKVDEALKTQDGVVVTSGTDTMEEIAYFLDLTVRSPKPVVVTGSMRPWTVIGTDAPANLYNAIKLAASGKTKYFGTVVMLNDEFHAAREVTKTNSYRTDTFVTPEIGALGYIDEKNIRVYRAPFRALKPASEWETPFDLTQISKKDLAKVEIAYSYQDAGPGAISGFVAAGAKGIVTAGTGAGGISKAMSEERAEAIKKGVIFVMTTRTGSGSNYSNGDGVIAGDNLNAAHARILLLLCLSYSKDFETVKNWFTTIGYGQIELPAK from the coding sequence ATGAAGAGGGGAACGACAAAAATCCAGAAGATGCTGCTCACGACAGGTTTAACGGTGTTATTATTGCTGCCCCAATTGTTTGTGTCACCTGTTTCTGCAGCCACGGACTCAACGGCTGTTACTTCCACAATTGGAGTAGTTAAGAAGCTGCCCAAAGTAGAGGTGATCGCGACAGGAGGAACGTTGGCCGGCAAATCAACGGATGAAACAAGCTTCGATACATACCGGGCCGGTTCGCTGCCGATTGAAGACTTGGTGAAATCCCTGCCGAATAAAGACCAAATCGCTGAGGTGAGTACCTATCAATTCGGGAATTCCGGCTCTAGCGCTTATTCCATGGAGCAGCTGTACGATTTGTCCCTGAAGGTCGACGAGGCGCTTAAAACCCAGGATGGTGTCGTAGTGACCAGCGGAACGGATACGATGGAAGAAATTGCTTATTTCCTGGACCTGACCGTACGCAGTCCCAAACCGGTAGTTGTAACCGGATCAATGAGACCGTGGACGGTTATCGGCACGGACGCCCCTGCAAATCTCTATAATGCGATCAAGCTGGCCGCCAGCGGCAAAACCAAATATTTCGGGACTGTGGTCATGCTGAATGATGAATTCCATGCTGCACGAGAGGTCACCAAAACAAATTCCTATCGGACTGATACTTTTGTAACTCCGGAAATCGGGGCGCTTGGTTATATTGATGAAAAAAATATCCGCGTATACCGGGCTCCCTTCCGAGCGCTTAAACCCGCAAGCGAGTGGGAGACACCGTTTGATCTGACCCAAATTTCGAAAAAGGACCTGGCCAAAGTTGAAATTGCTTACTCTTATCAGGATGCGGGGCCTGGGGCCATCAGCGGCTTTGTGGCTGCCGGGGCCAAAGGTATTGTAACTGCGGGCACTGGAGCCGGAGGCATCTCCAAAGCCATGAGCGAAGAACGTGCCGAGGCGATCAAAAAGGGCGTCATCTTTGTTATGACGACCCGTACCGGATCGGGCAGCAATTATTCAAACGGGGACGGCGTGATTGCCGGTGATAATTTGAACGCAGCTCATGCCCGGATTTTGCTGCTGCTCTGCCTGTCTTATTCGAAGGATTTCGAGACGGTCAAAAATTGGTTTACGACTATCGGATATGGCCAAATCGAGCTTCCGGCCAAATAA
- the asnS gene encoding asparagine--tRNA ligase — translation MAIKTVIRQVKDHVGETVVIGSWINNKRSSGKIQFLQLRDGTGYIQGVVVKNEVSEETWNLAKSLTQESSVYVTGVIREEARSKSGFEMTVTGLELIQLTDNYPITPKEHGVDFLMDHRHLWLRSTKQRAIMVIRAEIIRAVQEFFDTNGFTLVDPPILTPTSAEGTTNLFHTKYFEEDAYLTQSGQLYMEAAAMALGKVYSFGPTFRAEKSKTRRHLIEFWMIEPEMAFTDHEESLRVQENFISHVVQSVLKNCRSELETLERDISKLENIQAPFPRITYDAAIEFLNKEGFDIPWGEDFGAPHETAIAEAYDKPVFITHYPASIKAFYMKPDPTRPEVVLCADMIAPEGYGEIIGGSQRIDDPELMEERFKEHELSPESYQWYLDLRKYGTVPHSGFGLGLERTVAWICGLDHVRETIPFPRTLYRLYP, via the coding sequence ATGGCGATCAAAACCGTAATCCGACAGGTGAAAGACCATGTCGGGGAGACCGTCGTTATCGGCAGCTGGATTAACAACAAACGTTCCAGCGGCAAAATTCAATTTTTGCAGCTGCGTGACGGCACAGGTTATATTCAGGGCGTAGTCGTGAAGAATGAAGTCTCTGAAGAAACCTGGAACCTCGCCAAAAGCCTGACTCAGGAGAGTTCGGTTTATGTAACTGGCGTTATCCGCGAGGAAGCAAGAAGCAAATCCGGTTTTGAAATGACGGTGACCGGTCTTGAACTGATTCAATTGACGGATAACTATCCGATTACCCCGAAAGAACACGGCGTTGATTTCCTGATGGACCACCGCCATTTATGGCTGCGTTCCACCAAACAGCGCGCTATTATGGTCATCCGGGCAGAAATTATCCGTGCGGTGCAGGAGTTTTTTGATACAAACGGCTTCACCTTGGTGGATCCGCCGATCTTGACGCCAACTTCGGCAGAAGGAACAACCAACCTTTTCCATACCAAATATTTTGAAGAAGATGCGTATTTGACGCAAAGCGGACAGCTCTACATGGAAGCTGCGGCGATGGCTTTGGGCAAGGTTTATTCCTTTGGTCCAACCTTCCGTGCCGAGAAATCCAAGACGCGCCGTCATCTGATCGAGTTCTGGATGATTGAGCCGGAGATGGCATTTACGGACCATGAAGAAAGCCTGCGCGTGCAAGAGAACTTCATTTCTCATGTAGTTCAATCTGTCTTGAAGAACTGTCGTTCCGAGCTGGAAACGCTCGAACGCGATATTTCCAAACTGGAGAACATTCAGGCTCCATTCCCGCGGATTACTTATGATGCGGCTATCGAATTCTTGAATAAAGAAGGATTTGATATTCCTTGGGGCGAAGATTTTGGTGCGCCACATGAAACGGCGATTGCTGAAGCTTATGATAAACCGGTGTTTATTACCCATTATCCGGCCAGCATTAAAGCTTTCTATATGAAGCCGGATCCTACACGTCCGGAGGTTGTCCTGTGTGCGGATATGATCGCCCCTGAAGGTTACGGCGAAATTATCGGCGGCTCCCAGCGGATTGATGATCCTGAGCTGATGGAAGAACGTTTCAAGGAACATGAGCTTTCTCCGGAATCCTACCAATGGTATCTCGATCTCCGGAAATACGGAACCGTTCCTCATTCCGGCTTCGGTCTGGGACTGGAAAGAACCGTGGCCTGGATTTGTGGTCTGGATCATGTCAGAGAAACTATTCCGTTCCCTCGCACACTGTACCGTCTATATCCATAA
- a CDS encoding acetate/propionate family kinase gives MKVLVINAGSSSLKYQLYDMNDESVLAKGLVERIGMDSSILTHKPTGKEEVTEVSEILEHTTAIRKVLDKLVDKEHGVLNSVDEIQAVGHRVVHGGEAFKSSALVTPEAKAEIRRLFDLAPLHNPPAISGITAAEKNMPGVPQVVVFDTAFHQTMEEKVFLYPIPKVLYKKHHVRRYGMHGTSHYYVSRVAAEYLNRPLEDLKIITCHIGNGGSLTAIKDGKSYDTSMGLTPLEGLMMGTRSGDLDPAVVTFVMNKEELTISEVNSMLNKHSGLLAISGSSSDMRDITDGLEAGEPNATLAFEMYEYRLRKYIGSYAAALNGVDVIVFTAGVGENSAVVREKVCENLTYLGVEIDPELNKIRSGEPRRISSANSKVEVLVVPTNEELVIARDTLRIVEESK, from the coding sequence GTGAAGGTACTCGTAATTAACGCGGGAAGCTCTTCCCTGAAATATCAGCTTTATGACATGAACGACGAATCGGTATTGGCCAAAGGGCTGGTGGAGAGAATCGGCATGGATTCCTCCATCTTGACCCATAAACCTACGGGTAAAGAGGAAGTAACGGAAGTCAGCGAAATTCTGGAGCATACTACGGCGATCCGTAAAGTTCTGGACAAGCTGGTTGATAAAGAACATGGCGTACTGAATTCGGTTGACGAGATCCAGGCTGTCGGCCATCGCGTCGTACACGGCGGCGAGGCGTTTAAAAGTTCCGCTCTGGTTACCCCTGAAGCCAAAGCGGAAATCCGCCGTTTGTTCGACCTTGCTCCGCTCCATAATCCGCCGGCGATTTCCGGGATTACGGCTGCCGAGAAGAACATGCCTGGCGTACCGCAGGTAGTCGTGTTTGATACGGCTTTCCATCAGACGATGGAAGAGAAAGTATTTTTGTACCCGATTCCTAAAGTGCTCTACAAGAAACACCATGTTCGCCGTTACGGGATGCACGGCACATCGCATTACTATGTAAGCCGCGTAGCAGCCGAATATTTGAACCGTCCGCTTGAGGATTTGAAGATCATCACCTGCCACATCGGCAACGGCGGCAGCTTGACAGCGATCAAGGACGGGAAATCGTACGATACTTCCATGGGGCTGACTCCGCTTGAAGGCCTGATGATGGGTACGCGCAGCGGTGATCTGGATCCGGCTGTCGTTACCTTTGTTATGAACAAAGAAGAGCTGACGATCAGCGAAGTCAACTCCATGCTGAATAAGCACAGCGGACTGCTTGCGATTTCCGGCAGCAGCAGCGACATGCGCGATATTACGGATGGTCTGGAAGCGGGCGAACCGAACGCCACCCTTGCCTTTGAAATGTACGAATACCGTCTTCGCAAATATATCGGCTCTTATGCGGCTGCATTGAACGGTGTTGACGTGATCGTCTTTACCGCAGGCGTAGGCGAGAACTCTGCTGTCGTGCGTGAGAAGGTTTGTGAGAACCTGACTTACCTGGGCGTTGAAATTGATCCGGAGCTGAACAAAATCCGTTCCGGCGAACCACGCCGCATTTCTTCCGCGAATTCGAAGGTGGAAGTGCTGGTCGTTCCAACCAATGAAGAACTGGTCATTGCACGGGATACGCTGCGTATCGTAGAAGAATCGAAATAA
- a CDS encoding DUF5590 domain-containing protein: MRTKTKWIWISILVLAAILFGLYRYYVYVMQDTWTQEDAAILRAKQEAGLVKTIGVTKSVWDDVCWVVEGNNASGEHIMVWLQDGQPPHTEQVTGASTKKAMQAKIKALMPNADVKRLVPGIYNGQYVWQLYYKEQDHYYYRFFSFSNGEALTEEFTLPNR; the protein is encoded by the coding sequence TTGAGAACAAAAACGAAATGGATCTGGATTTCAATTTTGGTTTTGGCGGCGATTCTGTTTGGGCTGTATCGTTATTATGTTTATGTGATGCAGGACACATGGACGCAGGAGGATGCGGCAATCCTGAGAGCCAAGCAGGAGGCCGGTCTCGTCAAGACCATCGGAGTCACCAAATCGGTTTGGGATGATGTATGCTGGGTAGTCGAAGGCAACAATGCTTCAGGAGAACATATTATGGTCTGGCTGCAGGATGGGCAGCCCCCGCATACGGAACAGGTGACGGGCGCTTCAACCAAAAAAGCGATGCAGGCCAAAATCAAAGCGCTGATGCCGAACGCCGACGTTAAACGTCTGGTCCCGGGGATCTATAATGGTCAATATGTGTGGCAGCTGTATTACAAAGAACAAGATCATTATTACTACCGGTTCTTCAGTTTCAGCAATGGTGAAGCTTTGACTGAGGAGTTTACGCTGCCTAACCGTTAG
- a CDS encoding AAA family ATPase: MPRWSKEILIGFVPVLLIFLGYIGVNIVPVIVAVIMLGALYALTVMRGGLAVGASQERKRKKAGPAKLTFEEIGGQDSAKQELREALDFMIHYDEIQKFGIRPIKGILLTGPPGTGKTLMAKAAAHYTNSVFVASSGSEFVEMYVGVGASRIRDLFKEARNRATKENKQNAIIFIDEIDVIGGKREGGQQREYDQTLNQLLTEMDGIYTSESPRILIIAATNRKEMLDSALLRPGRFDRHIQVDLPDKKGRMMILDIHAKNKPLHESVSLERVAEESYGFSGAQLESVMNEAAIYAMRASEAEIRQHHLSMAIDKVMLGEKTDRESTLEEKRRVAIHELGHAILAEIVAPGSVNQVVLSPRGQALGYVRHNPQEEKYLYTKSYLEGQIMVALAGAAAEEIYYGGRSTGSRNDFEQALNLVQTMMTSGLTSLGIMNMEMVTTEVLMKENQTILDALAARTKQLLEEHSAIFDRSLDILFKEERMSGEEFRCLFRDNALQPA; this comes from the coding sequence ATGCCTAGATGGAGTAAAGAAATATTAATCGGTTTTGTTCCGGTGCTGCTCATTTTTCTTGGATATATCGGGGTTAATATTGTGCCCGTAATCGTCGCCGTGATCATGCTGGGGGCCTTGTACGCCTTGACGGTGATGAGAGGGGGGCTGGCTGTAGGAGCTTCTCAGGAGCGAAAGCGCAAAAAGGCCGGGCCGGCCAAGCTGACCTTTGAAGAGATCGGCGGACAAGACAGCGCGAAGCAGGAGCTGCGCGAGGCGCTTGATTTTATGATTCATTATGATGAAATTCAGAAATTCGGCATTCGTCCGATCAAAGGGATCCTGCTGACGGGTCCTCCGGGAACCGGCAAAACGCTGATGGCAAAAGCGGCTGCTCACTATACCAACTCCGTGTTTGTAGCTTCCTCAGGCAGTGAGTTCGTGGAAATGTATGTCGGGGTCGGTGCAAGCCGGATCCGCGATTTATTTAAGGAGGCCCGGAACCGGGCAACCAAAGAAAATAAACAAAATGCAATTATCTTTATTGACGAAATAGACGTAATCGGCGGGAAACGGGAAGGCGGACAGCAGCGGGAATACGACCAGACGCTGAACCAGCTGCTAACGGAAATGGATGGCATTTATACGTCGGAATCTCCGCGTATTCTAATTATTGCCGCCACAAACCGTAAAGAAATGCTCGACAGCGCGCTGCTTCGCCCGGGCCGCTTCGATCGCCATATTCAGGTAGATCTGCCTGACAAGAAGGGCCGGATGATGATTCTGGACATCCACGCCAAAAATAAACCGCTGCATGAGTCTGTAAGCCTAGAAAGAGTTGCGGAGGAATCCTACGGATTCTCCGGTGCCCAGCTGGAAAGCGTAATGAACGAAGCTGCCATCTATGCGATGCGCGCAAGCGAAGCGGAAATCCGCCAGCACCATCTGTCCATGGCGATCGACAAGGTGATGCTCGGGGAGAAGACGGACCGGGAATCAACCCTGGAAGAGAAACGCCGGGTGGCCATCCATGAGCTGGGACATGCCATTCTGGCTGAGATTGTTGCCCCGGGTAGCGTTAATCAGGTAGTTTTGAGCCCGCGCGGGCAAGCGCTTGGTTATGTCCGGCATAATCCGCAGGAAGAGAAATATTTGTACACCAAAAGTTATCTGGAAGGGCAGATCATGGTGGCCCTTGCCGGAGCGGCAGCCGAAGAAATCTATTACGGGGGCCGCAGCACGGGCTCGCGGAACGACTTTGAGCAGGCCTTGAATCTGGTTCAAACGATGATGACTTCCGGACTTACGTCTTTAGGCATCATGAATATGGAAATGGTCACCACGGAAGTGCTGATGAAAGAAAACCAAACGATTCTGGATGCCCTTGCTGCTCGGACCAAGCAGCTGCTTGAAGAGCATTCGGCTATTTTCGACAGATCGCTGGACATTTTGTTTAAGGAAGAACGGATGTCCGGAGAGGAATTCAGATGTCTATTTCGTGACAACGCACTTCAACCGGCATAA